Proteins encoded in a region of the Patagioenas fasciata isolate bPatFas1 chromosome 21, bPatFas1.hap1, whole genome shotgun sequence genome:
- the SYPL2 gene encoding synaptophysin-like protein 2 produces MSESGAPAAGDKPSRLQDRVLGGVRWGRLLEPLGFIKVLEWLFAIFAFGACGSFSGETGATVKCGGESVEMSAISVQFGYPFRLYQVPFEVPDCEGQSETRTLHLIGDFSAPAEFFVTLGVFSFLYTMAALVLYLRFHSLYGENKKLPIADFCVTVCFTFFWLVAAAAWGKGLSDVKAATRPASLIAAMAVCQGENAVCNAGTTPAMGLANISVLFGFLNFLLWAGNCWFVLKETPWQAPAAPRDPVAAEQGAIDKQ; encoded by the exons atGTCGGAGTCCGGCGCCCCCGCGGCCGGCGACAAACCGTCCCGGCTCCAG GACCGTGTCCTGGGCGGGGTGCGCTGGGGCCGCCTCCTGGAGCCCCTGGGCTTCATCAAGGTGCTGGAATGG CTCTTCGCCATCTTCGCCTTCGGGGCCTGCGGCTCCTTCAGCGGCGAGACCGGAGCGACGGTGAAATGCGGCGGCGAAAGCGTGGAGATGAGCGCCATTTCTGTCCAGTTCGGGTACCCCTTCAG GTTATACCAGGTCCCCTTCGAGGTGCCGGACTGCGAGGGCCAGTCGGAAACCCGCACCCTGCACCTCATCGGTGATTTCTCCGCTCCCGCCGAGTTTTTCGTGACCCTGGGGGTCTTCTCCTTCCTCTACACCATGGCAGCTCTGGTGCTTTACCTGCGCTTTCATTCCCTCTACGGCGAGAATAAAAAGCTCCCCATCGCG GATTTCTGCGTCACCGTCTGCTTCACCTTCTTCTGgctggtggcggcggcggcgtggGGCAAGGGGCTGTCGGACGTGAAGGCGGCCACGCGGCCCGCCAGCCTGATCGCCGCCATGGCGGTGTGCCAGGGCGAGAACGCGGTCTGCAACGCCGGCACCACGCCGGCCATGGGGCTGGCCAACATCTCCGTG CTCTTTGGCTTCCTCAACTTCCTGCTGTGGGCCGGGAACTGCTGGTTCGTGCTGAAGGAGACGCCATGGCAGGCGCCGGCTGCGCCCCGTGACCCCGTGGCTGCCGAGCAGGGCGCCATCGACAAGCAGTAG